Within the uncultured Bacteroides sp. genome, the region AAGACCGAAAGAAATTTGAAACGATGCCTGAGTACGACCTTTTGTCAGAAGCATAAATAAAAGGAAAACAATGTAGTAACCAGCCATAATAAGCATATTAAAAATGCCCATTCTAATTTGCAGCTTTCTGTTTTTAAACAAGAAAATAGTAGCAAAAGAGACTAAGGCAGCTAAAACAAGTAATGAAAGCTGTCCCCAAGGAGTATAGTTCAATCCGGCACTTGGAAGATTCACATTCAATGGAGAAAAAGGATAAAGCGCCCCATTACTATCAAGAAAAGAACCAACCGGTATAAAGATATTTGCAGTCAGCAAAGCTGTTACAAGCAATAAAAAAACACTTTGAATGCGTTGTATCATAATCGTTTTAAATTCGGTTATTAATTAAAAAAAAGCCGCTTCAGTAAAGAAACGGCTTTATCTGAAGTATTATTGTAATTTATCTTTTTCCTTAGCTGGATTTCTATAATAAATTTTACCTTCCAGATATTCCTGTGCAGCAATTAAGTCTGGTTTAGGCAGCTTTTCGTAATAACGAGAGATTTCAATCTGCTCTCTATTTTCAAATACTTCCTCCATATTATCTGTATATGAAGCAAACTCCTGCAATTTCTTTGCCAGATCGTTCTTAATTTCTACACTAATCTGATTTGCACGTTTACCGATAATTGAAACCGTTTCATAAACATTACCAGTATCGGAACACAGATCCATCATGTCACGTGTAATGGTATTAGCCGGAGCATTTGTTTTTTTGTAATCCATAATTCTATTTGTGTAATTATTCTTTAGTTTTCTTACTTGATTCTTTAAATATCTTTTCTACCTCCTTAGAGTATTTACTTTCCGGAAATTCATTTTTGAAAGCGTAATATTCATCTACCGTTTCTCTAAAACGATCATTTTGTTTTTCCACAATACTCTGTGTTGCCATTTCATATTTTGAACGTAACACCAGAATTGAAAGTTCTTCGCGTAACTTAGCATAAGGATAATCCTTTAAGGCATTTTGTGCTGTGATTACACATGACTGATAATTATTACCCATATAATTACCCAAGTCATAATATAACTTAGCTGCCAGATATTCTTTAAGCACCAGTTTATCCTGCAAAGCGAAAATCATATCCTGAGCCTCCTGTTTTTTGGAACTTTGCGGGAAATATTCCATGAACATCTGCAGTTCCTGAATGGCTTTATAAGTTCCCGACTGGTCTAATCTTGCTTCCGGAGTATCCAGATACAAAGATTTTCCACTGTGGAACCGTGCCAATTCAACAAATGTACCACGAGGATAAGTATTGTAATAAGTCGAAAAATAATGGGAAGCAGTTGAGAAATCCTGCTGATTATAATAACTCATTGCAAGCATATACAAAGATTCTTCCGCTTTGTCAGTCCCTTTTAACTGTATAAGCATATCCTCTAGCAACGTGGCAGATTTTGAGTATTTGCCTTTAGCGAAATAGTTCTTGGCTGCCTCATACTTGTACTCATAATCAGTACTTTTCAATAATTTATTATATTCTCCACAAGAAGAGAGAGCACCTGCTATGAGTAATGTAAGGATGATATTTCTTTTCATTTCGTTCAAAATAATGCGCAAAGTTACAGAATCCCATTGAATTATACAATTATTCAATGTTTTTTAATACTAAAAATAATGATTACAAACTTAACAGACCTTATCAGAGTTTATATAAATCGCTTGCTGCCAAAAGATCAACCTTTTTTTCTGTCAGAACCTTGATACAGGTTTCCATATCACTAGGCCGGATAATTACATTGGCTGAATCGTTATTAGCAAACGAATACATATATTCGATAAAGACTCCGGCTTCAGACAAGTAAGTAAGAACTTTGGCCAAAGCACCCGGCACGTTAGGACAATTAATTCCTACCACGTCTGTGATATTTACAGCGAAATGATTCTCTTTAAGTACTTTATAAGCTTTATCCGGATCAGAAACAATTCCACGAAGAATACCAAAATCTGCATTCTCGGCAATGCACAACGCTGAAAGATTAATGCCCTCTCTAGCCAAAACTTCAGTTACTTCTGTGAGTCTTCCGGATTTATTTTCCAGGAATATGGATAATTGTTTTGCTACCATAACATTATGATTTACAATATATTAATTATGAATAGATTCATTATAGGATTAATTACAGTTTTCTGTTATCAATCACTCGTTTGGCCTTACCCACACTTCGTTCAATACTACGTGGTTCCACCAGTTTAACATCGACTCCCAGCCCAAGAACACTCTGCAAACGAGACGTTATTTTCTTCTTCAATGCAAGCATCTTATTAATCTCATCGGAATAATACTCAGGACGCACCTCGACCTTCAGCTCCATTCTGTCGGTATTGTTCACACGATCTACTGTTAACAGATAATGCGGTTCAAATTCGGGTAATTCCAGTATAACTGATTCTATTTGTGTTGGGAATACATTCACACCGCGAATAATAAGCATATCATCGCTCCTTCCCAGAATACGATCCATACGTACCAACGTACGGCCACATTCGCATTTTTCATAATGAAGGGCAGTAAGGTCTTTAGTGCGATAGCGCAAGAGCGGCATACCTTCTTTGGTTAAATGAGTAAAGACCAATTCTCCTGGCTGACCAGCTTCTACAGGCTCAAACGTGTTAGGATCAATTATTTCGGGGAAGAAATGGTCTTCATTAAGGTGAGTTCCATTCTGCTGTTCGCATTCAAAGCCCACCCCGGGACCTGATATTTCACTTAATCCATATATATCGTAAGCCCTTATCCCCAGCTTTTCTTCAATTTCCTTACGCATACTTTCTGTCCAGGGTTCTGCACCAAAAGCGCCTGCTTTAAGCTTGAAATCTTCTCTCGGAATGCCTGAATCTTTAATTGCATCGGCTATAAAAAGAGCGTATGAAGGAGTACAACATAACATAGTGGTTCCGAAATCGTGCATCAGCTGAATTTGTTTATCCGTGTTTCCACTAGACATAGGAATAACGGAAGCTCCAATGTTTTCAGCACCATAATGTGCACCAAGTCCACCGGTAAAAAGTCCGTAACCGTAAGATATCTGAAATATATCTTTTTTGTCGGCTCCATAAGCTGTAAAACAGCGGGAAAGACATTCTGTCCACAAAGACAAGTCCTTGCGAGTATAACCTACAACGGTAGGTTTTCCGGTTGTACCGGATGATCCGTGAATTCTTACAATCTGTGACATAGGTACTGCACAAAGTCCGAACGGATAATTATCCCGTAAATCTGTTTTTGTTGTAAACGGCAGTTTAGTAATATCTTCTATACCATTAATATCATCAGGGGTAATCCCCAGTTCCTGCATTTTTTTTCGGTAGAAAGGTGTGTTGTAATATACATACTCCACCATTTTTTTCAATCTGATGCTCTGAATTTTGCGAAGTTCTTCGCGATTCATGCATTCGATACTTTCGTTCCAAATCATCTTTTTACGCTATGTTTTTATAGTTTTGTATCTCATTTTGCGATAAACTGATGCAAAGTAACGAAATAAATTGGAAAAACTATTATTTGTGATAAGATAATTAAAACACACCGATGAATCAGAAAATTCTATCGACGACTCTTTGTACAATCTTCCGGTTCTATTTTTATTTTATTGGAGAACTATCATAGAATTCCTGTACAAAAGAAAACAATCTTTTGTACAGAACAATGTATTCTTTTGTACAGAAGAATACATTGTTCTGTACAAGATAAAATTAATTATTCAGCAATAACTAAAAAGCGTTCAGCTTAAAACTTTAAAATAACATCTATAAGCCTCCTTTTCTATAACAAAATGTGTAACTTTACGGTCTTTAATGAACAAAGCAAAATGGATTTTGAACTAACATCAGACTATCAACCTACGGGAGATCAACCGGAAGCTATTGCTCAGCTAACCGAAGGTCTTGTAAGCGGACTTCCTGCGCAGACACTTCTCGGAGTAACCGGATCGGGGAAAACGTTTACTGTTGCCAATGTAATTAAGAACGTAAACAGACCAACCCTGATATTGAGTCACAACAAGACTCTGGCAGCTCAGCTTTATGGTGAATTCAAAAGCTTTTTCCCAAATAACGCAGTGGAATACTACGTCTCTTATTACGACTATTATCAGCCTGAAGCCTACCTTCCAAGCAGTGATACTTATATCGAAAAAGATTTAGCAATTAACGATGAGATCGATAAACTGCGACTGGCCGCCACTTCGGCTTTACTTTCAGGGCGTAAAGATATAGTGGTTGTCTCTTCCGTATCCTGTATTTACGGTATGGGAAATCCTTCCGACTTCTATAAAAATGTAATCGATATAGAAGCCGGACGAGCCATCAACAGGAATGTTTTTCTTCGTCGATTGGTAGATAGTCTCTATTCACGTAATGATGTGGAACTGAATCGTGGTAATTTCCGCGTTAAGGGTGATACGGTTGACATCTTTCTTGCTTACTCTGATCATGTATTAAGGGTGGTTTTCTGGGGAGATGAAATTGATTCCATAGAGGAAGTTGATCCGCTTTCAGGACTAAAGATTGCATCCTATGACGCTTATAAAATATATCCGGCTAATCTCTTTATGACTACCAAAGAGAGCACAATAGGTGCTATTCACCAGATAGAAGATGACCTGACCCAGCAGGTGAAATTTTTCGAATCAATAGGAAAGCCTTACGAGGCAAAGCGTATCTATGAACGGGTTACTTACGATATGGAAATGATCCGTGAGTTGGGACATTGTTCGGGTATTGAGAATTATTCCCGATACTTCGACGGTCGGGAACCAGGTACTCGTCCTTATTGTTTGCTTGATTTCTTTCCGGATGATTTTCTTATTGTAATAGACGAGAGCCATGTTAGTGTTCCTCAGATCAGAGCCATGTATGGAGGCGACCGCGCCCGCAAAACAAACCTTGTGGAATATGGTTTCCGCCTTCCGGCTGCCATGGATAACCGTCCGCTGAAGTTTGAAGAGTTTGAAACCCTAGCCAAACAAGTTATCTATGTAAGCGCTACTCCGGCCGATTATGAGCTGGTAAGGAGTGAAGGTATTGTAGTGGAACAGGTTATCAGACCTACCGGACTTCTTGATCCTGTTATACAGGTGAGGCCAAGTATGAATCAGATTGATGATTTAATGGAAGAAATTCAACTGACGATAGAGAAAGAAGAACGAGTTCTTATCACAACGCTGACCAAGCGAATGGCGGAAGAGCTGACTGATTATTTATTGGGCAACGGCGTTAAGTGTAATTATATCCACAGCGATGTGGACACAATGGATCGAGTAAAAATCATGGAAGATCTTCGCGCCGGCATATACGATGTACTTATCGGGGTAAACCTTCTTCGTGAAGGACTCGACCTTCCGGAAGTTTCACTGGTAGCTATCCTCGATGCAGACAAGGAAGGCTTCCTCCGCTCCCACCGCTCACTGACTCAAACTGCAGGACGTGCTGCCCGAAACGTAAACGGACGCGTAATTATGTATGCGGACAAGATTACCGACAGCATGAAGAAAACCATTGATGAGACTAATCGCCGCAGGGAAAAGCAGTTGGCCTATAACGAAGCCAATGGAATTGTTCCGCAGCAGATTAAGAAAGCTCTGAAAATGTCTGTATTCACCGGTAGTGATAGTCAGCAAAGCAGTAAAGTGCCCAAGGCATACGTGGAACCTACAGGCACAAATGTAGCTGCCGATCCTATTGTTCAGTACATGAATAAGTCTCAGCTGGAAAAGAATATAGAGAAGACCAAGAAGCAAATGCGCGACGCTGCCAAGAAGCTTGAATTCCTCGAAGCTGCTCAGTACAGAGATGAGCTGATTAAGCTGGAAGATTTGTTGAAAGAGAAGTTTCCGGCATAAGCACAAATAGCTTTGTATCTTAAAAGATAGTGCTGCAATACAAAATGTATATATTGTAATAATCAATAATAGAGAGGTGGTAATGATGATTAAAGCGATTGAAGCCAGAAGAAGCATCAGAAAATATAAGAATCAGGAGGTTGAGGAAGAAAAGATAATTGAACTACTTGAAAGTGCCCGCCTTGCTCCTTCAGGGAGTAATACTCAGCCGAGCCACTTTATTGTTGTTAAATCAAAAGAGAACAGAGAAAGGATTGCAAAGGTTTCTCATAACCAGAAATGGATGCTTACTGCTCCTGTACACATAGTGTGTGTGGCCGATTTGTAATGCCGGATAAAGGGAGGACATATCTCAATAAATGAATTAAGTCCGGAAGAAGAAGTGAAACAGATTATCAGAGATACAGCCATCGCTATCGAACACAT harbors:
- a CDS encoding DUF4293 domain-containing protein, which encodes MIQRIQSVFLLLVTALLTANIFIPVGSFLDSNGALYPFSPLNVNLPSAGLNYTPWGQLSLLVLAALVSFATIFLFKNRKLQIRMGIFNMLIMAGYYIVFLLFMLLTKGRTQASFQISFGLCLPLIAMILNFLAIRAIRKDEDKVRAADRIR
- a CDS encoding DNA-directed RNA polymerase subunit omega, translated to MDYKKTNAPANTITRDMMDLCSDTGNVYETVSIIGKRANQISVEIKNDLAKKLQEFASYTDNMEEVFENREQIEISRYYEKLPKPDLIAAQEYLEGKIYYRNPAKEKDKLQ
- the bamD gene encoding outer membrane protein assembly factor BamD, with the protein product MKRNIILTLLIAGALSSCGEYNKLLKSTDYEYKYEAAKNYFAKGKYSKSATLLEDMLIQLKGTDKAEESLYMLAMSYYNQQDFSTASHYFSTYYNTYPRGTFVELARFHSGKSLYLDTPEARLDQSGTYKAIQELQMFMEYFPQSSKKQEAQDMIFALQDKLVLKEYLAAKLYYDLGNYMGNNYQSCVITAQNALKDYPYAKLREELSILVLRSKYEMATQSIVEKQNDRFRETVDEYYAFKNEFPESKYSKEVEKIFKESSKKTKE
- a CDS encoding amino acid-binding protein, yielding MVAKQLSIFLENKSGRLTEVTEVLAREGINLSALCIAENADFGILRGIVSDPDKAYKVLKENHFAVNITDVVGINCPNVPGALAKVLTYLSEAGVFIEYMYSFANNDSANVIIRPSDMETCIKVLTEKKVDLLAASDLYKL
- a CDS encoding phenylacetate--CoA ligase — its product is MIWNESIECMNREELRKIQSIRLKKMVEYVYYNTPFYRKKMQELGITPDDINGIEDITKLPFTTKTDLRDNYPFGLCAVPMSQIVRIHGSSGTTGKPTVVGYTRKDLSLWTECLSRCFTAYGADKKDIFQISYGYGLFTGGLGAHYGAENIGASVIPMSSGNTDKQIQLMHDFGTTMLCCTPSYALFIADAIKDSGIPREDFKLKAGAFGAEPWTESMRKEIEEKLGIRAYDIYGLSEISGPGVGFECEQQNGTHLNEDHFFPEIIDPNTFEPVEAGQPGELVFTHLTKEGMPLLRYRTKDLTALHYEKCECGRTLVRMDRILGRSDDMLIIRGVNVFPTQIESVILELPEFEPHYLLTVDRVNNTDRMELKVEVRPEYYSDEINKMLALKKKITSRLQSVLGLGVDVKLVEPRSIERSVGKAKRVIDNRKL
- the uvrB gene encoding excinuclease ABC subunit UvrB; translation: MDFELTSDYQPTGDQPEAIAQLTEGLVSGLPAQTLLGVTGSGKTFTVANVIKNVNRPTLILSHNKTLAAQLYGEFKSFFPNNAVEYYVSYYDYYQPEAYLPSSDTYIEKDLAINDEIDKLRLAATSALLSGRKDIVVVSSVSCIYGMGNPSDFYKNVIDIEAGRAINRNVFLRRLVDSLYSRNDVELNRGNFRVKGDTVDIFLAYSDHVLRVVFWGDEIDSIEEVDPLSGLKIASYDAYKIYPANLFMTTKESTIGAIHQIEDDLTQQVKFFESIGKPYEAKRIYERVTYDMEMIRELGHCSGIENYSRYFDGREPGTRPYCLLDFFPDDFLIVIDESHVSVPQIRAMYGGDRARKTNLVEYGFRLPAAMDNRPLKFEEFETLAKQVIYVSATPADYELVRSEGIVVEQVIRPTGLLDPVIQVRPSMNQIDDLMEEIQLTIEKEERVLITTLTKRMAEELTDYLLGNGVKCNYIHSDVDTMDRVKIMEDLRAGIYDVLIGVNLLREGLDLPEVSLVAILDADKEGFLRSHRSLTQTAGRAARNVNGRVIMYADKITDSMKKTIDETNRRREKQLAYNEANGIVPQQIKKALKMSVFTGSDSQQSSKVPKAYVEPTGTNVAADPIVQYMNKSQLEKNIEKTKKQMRDAAKKLEFLEAAQYRDELIKLEDLLKEKFPA